The DNA window CCTGGGAAAGTGAAAGTGGATCTTCATACTCTGTATCCTCTCAGGCTAGTCTCAAAGGTGAAGCAAAGTCTTGGAAAGATAAGGTTGTTTTCGCTTTCAATTCAATTTTAGGGATATTTTCATAAATAAGCCCTAAAATTCAAGTTAAATTAAATCTAATAGCAATTTATATCTTGGCAAGATGAATGAACTCGGAATCATTTCTTTTCAAAACTCATAATCTTTAAAAAGAGAGACATCATCTACAAACCCATGGTAAAAGAGGATGTTGAAAAAAAAGTAATTTATTCTGAGACGATTGACCTAGACACTACTGATGCGGAACTTAAACGAGTAAGTGCGTCACTTAAACGAATAGAAGATGAAAATCGCCTTCTTTCTCAAACTATTCGTCGCTTTGAAGAAGAAGGTGCAATGTTGCGTGAACTCTTCAACAAAGCAAATACTGAACTTACCAATCTTAAAAAACCAGCCTTACTTGTTGCTGACGTTGTGAGTGTGGAAGAAGACAAAGCTGTTATTCGCTTACCCAATGGAAACAAATTTTATTCCTATATCGCCAATGATGTGAAAGGATTGCTCAGTGGTGATGCCGTTCTTGTAGATCAAAAAGCTCTTAATGTTATTAAGAAAATTGATGTAAGTAATCACGCTGACGTAGAGAAATATGTTATTGTTGAGAAACCAAAAGAAAGTTGGAAAGAAATTGGTGGTCTTAAACGAGAAGTAGAAGAGGTCAAAGAAGTAATTGAACTGCCTCTCAAAAAGCCTGCTCTTTTCAAAAAAGTAGGGATTCAACCTCCAAAAGGAATTTTATTATATGGTCCACCTGGAACCGGAAAGACTTTGCTTGCCAAAGCCGTTGCGCATAGCACTAACGCTACTTTTATCGAAGTTGTTGGTTCTGAACTTGTGCAAAAATTTATTGGAGAAGGCGCAAAGCTTGTCAAAGATATTTTCACCATGGCACGCAAAAAAGCGCCAACCATCGTCTTTATCGATGAAATCGATGCTCTTGCTGCGACCCGTATGGATACTGGTACATCAGGTGAACGCGAAGTGAACCGCACATTTATGCAATTACTCGCTGAGATAGATGGATTTAAGCCACTTGACAATGTTAAAATCATTGGTGCAACCAACCGCTTGGACATTCTTGATCCTGCCATGATTCGACCAGGTCGTCTTGATCGTCTTATCGAGGTTGGCTTACCTGATGATGACGGACGTCATGAAATTCTCAAAGTACATACTCAACGCATGAGTCTACAAAAAGTTGATCTCAAAAAAGTAAGTAAACTAATGATCAACTTTAGCGGTGCTGAAATTCGCGCAGCCTGCACTGAAGCAGGTTTCTTTGCCATTCGCGAAGATCGCAGTGCAGTAACTATGCTTGATTTCACCAAAGCTGTGGAGAAAGTTAAAGCAGCTGAGACACAAGAAGAAAAGAGCAGGTTGTTTGGGTAAGCAGACATTATTTCTTTTTTAATTTAACTTTTTTCCCAAATTTTAGTCTAACTCATCTTAGCCTAACTCTATTGTTAAAGAGTCATTTACTATGCTTCATATAAAAGGATACACATTTGCGCTTCTCGCAGCGATTCTGTTTGGTGTGAGCACCACTCTTAACAAGCTTATTCTTGTGGATGTTCATCCTATCGTTGCAGCAGGGATCATGTATCTTAGTGCAGGTATTCTTCTGTTCTCATTACGCTTTTTAGTTCCCACTTATATTCTTAAAAAAATACAACTCATTCATTCCGAACAGAACATTAGTTTTCTAACTGGAAAAGACTGGCTCTACATCTTTATTATGGCTCTGATGGGTGCAGTTGTGGGGATGTCACTATTTCTCAAAGGCATAGGACTCTCAACTGCAACAAACGCTTCATTATTACTTCATGCTGAAGTTATCTTTACCATTTTCCTCGCAGTTTCTTTTCTACATGAAAAGGCGCAACGAAAAGAATATGTTGCAATGGGCGTACTACTCATTTGTATGATCGCAATTACTCTAAACTTCGCATTTGAAGGTGTAGCTCTTACCCATGGTCTTAAAGGGAATCTCTTTATTCTTGCAGCAACATTTTGTTGGGCAATTGATAACTCTGTAAGCAAACTTGTCAGTCTTAAAAATGATGTCCTAACGGTCGTATCTCTTAAATCTCTTATTGGCGGATCTATCTTATTGTTTCTTGCACTATTTCTTAAAATTCCATTTACAATATCTCTTCCCATTCTTCCATTGATTTTGATCGTTGGTTTTTGCAGTATTGGTTTATCCATGGTATTTTTTCTCAGTGCAATGAAATCAATCGGTTCCATGAAAACCGTTGTTATTTTCTCTACTGCATCATTATTTGGTCTTATCACTGCAGCCATTCTACTCAACGAACATATTTCTATTCTTCAAATAATTGCGGGAATAGTTGCATTATCTGCCGTATACGTAATCGCAAAATCAGAAAAATAGTTTTTTTAATGAAATAATCAACATCTAAAACATATCATTCTTACAATATTAATTTTTACTAGATTCACTTACATTCAAACTCTTGTGCTTCTCTTACTCGAGCCTCAATTCCATCATTAAATTCTTTCCAAAGATCGAGATATGCGTTGCTTGTAGCAAGACGTGGTAGCCTCCGTTGAATATTTCTATGTTTCTCTTGACTATGGGTTTTGTATGTTTCTAATGTCTTGCCATACTCACTCTTAGCAACAACACAAATAGCCTGTCTATTCAAGTGTGCAGTTTCTGCGCTGTTTGGCAAAGATCGAGCACCGGATTCTTTTCCTTCTAACAAATCTGTCATTTTCTCATTGAAAATATCGGCTTCACTTTCCTGTAATCCCCATTCTTGTGCTGCCGTGACATACGCTTGAGCAAGATACGTTGGAAAATCATATTTTGTA is part of the Candidatus Woesearchaeota archaeon genome and encodes:
- a CDS encoding AAA family ATPase translates to MVKEDVEKKVIYSETIDLDTTDAELKRVSASLKRIEDENRLLSQTIRRFEEEGAMLRELFNKANTELTNLKKPALLVADVVSVEEDKAVIRLPNGNKFYSYIANDVKGLLSGDAVLVDQKALNVIKKIDVSNHADVEKYVIVEKPKESWKEIGGLKREVEEVKEVIELPLKKPALFKKVGIQPPKGILLYGPPGTGKTLLAKAVAHSTNATFIEVVGSELVQKFIGEGAKLVKDIFTMARKKAPTIVFIDEIDALAATRMDTGTSGEREVNRTFMQLLAEIDGFKPLDNVKIIGATNRLDILDPAMIRPGRLDRLIEVGLPDDDGRHEILKVHTQRMSLQKVDLKKVSKLMINFSGAEIRAACTEAGFFAIREDRSAVTMLDFTKAVEKVKAAETQEEKSRLFG
- a CDS encoding DMT family transporter; the protein is MLHIKGYTFALLAAILFGVSTTLNKLILVDVHPIVAAGIMYLSAGILLFSLRFLVPTYILKKIQLIHSEQNISFLTGKDWLYIFIMALMGAVVGMSLFLKGIGLSTATNASLLLHAEVIFTIFLAVSFLHEKAQRKEYVAMGVLLICMIAITLNFAFEGVALTHGLKGNLFILAATFCWAIDNSVSKLVSLKNDVLTVVSLKSLIGGSILLFLALFLKIPFTISLPILPLILIVGFCSIGLSMVFFLSAMKSIGSMKTVVIFSTASLFGLITAAILLNEHISILQIIAGIVALSAVYVIAKSEK